In Anser cygnoides isolate HZ-2024a breed goose chromosome 14, Taihu_goose_T2T_genome, whole genome shotgun sequence, one genomic interval encodes:
- the UBLCP1 gene encoding ubiquitin-like domain-containing CTD phosphatase 1: MSLSLIIKWGGQEYTITSLSEEDTVLDLKQSLKGLTGVLPERQKLLGLKMKGKPADDDVKLGALKLKPNTKIMMMGTREESLEDVLGPPPDNDDVVNDFDIEEEVVEVENREENLLKISRRVKEYKVEILNPPREGKKLLVLDVDYTLFDHRSCAETGVELMRPYLHEFLTSAYEDYDIVIWSATNMKWIEAKMKELGVSTNANYKITFMLDSAAMITVHTPRRGLIDVKPLGVIWGKFSEYYSKKNTIMFDDIGRNFLMNPQNGLKIRPFMKAHLNRDKDKELLKLTQYLKEIAKLDDFLELNHKHWERYLSKKQGQ, translated from the exons ATGTCCCTCTCTCTTATAATAAAATGGGGCGGACAGGAGTATACGATAACCTCACTATCAGAAGAGGACACAGTGTTGGATCTGAAGCAATCTCTTAAAGGCCTTACTGGAGTGTTACCAGAGCGGCAAAAACTTCTTGGACTTAAAATGAAGG GGAAACCTGCAGATGATGATGTTAAGCTTGGAGCTCTCAAGTTGAAACCAAATACTAAAATCATGATGATGGGCACTCGTGAAGAGAGTCTG GAAGATGTCCTTGGGCCACCTCCTGATAATGACGATGTTGTCAATGACTTTGATATCGAAGAGGAAGTTGTAGAAGTAGAAAACAG GGAAGAAAATCTACTAAAAATTTCTCGCAGAGTTAAAGAATACAAAGTGGAAATTCTGAATCCtcccagggaaggaaaaaagctgcTGGTGCTAGATGTTGATTATACGCTATTTG ACCACAGGTCATGTGCTGAAACTGGAGTAGAACTTATGAGGCCATACCTTCATGAATTCCTGACATCTGCATATGAGGATTATGATATTGTAATTTGGT ctgctaCTAACATGAAGTGGATTGAAGCTAAAATGAAA GAGCTTGGAGTGAGTACTAATGCAAACTACAAGATAACCTTCATGTTGGACAGTGCTGCCATGATAACAGTGCACACTCCTAGAAGAGGACTAATAGAT GTGAAGCCTCTTGGCGTTATCTGGGgaaaattttcagaatattacagcaaaaaaaatactattatgTTTGATGATATTGGCCGAAACTTCCTAATGAATCCACAAAATGGACTCAAG aTAAGGCCTTTCATGAAAGCACACTTAAATCGGGATAAAGACAAGGAGCTTCTAAAGCTCACTCAATACCTCAAAGAAATAGCAAAATTAGATGACTTTTTGGAGCTGAATCACAAACATTGGGAAAG gtATCTTTCAAAGAAGCAAGGACAATAA